One genomic window of Augochlora pura isolate Apur16 chromosome 5, APUR_v2.2.1, whole genome shotgun sequence includes the following:
- the LOC144469825 gene encoding splicing factor YJU2, protein MSERKVLNKYYPPDFDPSKIPRMKLARNRQYTVRLMAPFNMRCKTCGEYIYKGKKFNARKEDVEGDDYLGIRIYRFYIKCTRCLQEISFKTDPKNTDYEIEAGATRNFMALKLAEEQAQREEDEEKEEEATNPMKLLEKRTLQSKQELELLESLEELKDLNRRQQTIDYDQMLEQFDTEAAKLRTEKEQEEYDEEYIRSVFGKKQQNGVVVEEEIVELDEEGKGEPPKKTMKTSKKKENSSSTSSSSTSTSKKEKETKKDSQPAKTSDSSLWSENVGTSSSKKNLLGIVKRKTNLGVIVNSSSTQSSTEKDETQTAAVSADEKSTSSTSTSKSETVDSKTNNANSALSLLGAYSDSSENDSE, encoded by the exons ATGTCGGAACGAAAAGTTTTAAAC aaatactaTCCACCAGATTTCGATCCGTCTAAAATACCTCGGATGAAATTAGCCCGAAACAGGCAATACACTGTACGTTTGATGGCACCTTTCAACATGAGATGCAAAACTTGCGGAGAGTACATTTACaaaggaaagaaatttaatgcCCGCAAGGAGGATGTTGAAGGCGATGACTATTTAGGAATACGAATTTACAGGTTTTACATAAAATGCACCAGATGCTTGCAAGAGATTAGTTTCAAGACCGATCCAAAGAACACAGATTATGAGATCGAAGCAGGAGCGACCAGGAACTTTATGGCCCTGAAATTGGCAGAAGAGCAAGCGCAAAGGGAAGAGGAtgaggaaaaagaagaggaggcTACCAATCCTATGAAGCTCTTAGAAAAAAGGACATTACAATCGAAACAGGAATTGGAGTTGTTGGAATCTTTGGAGGAATTGAAAGATTTGAATCGCAGACAGCAGACCATCGATTATGATCAGATGTTAGAACAGTTTGACACGGAGGCAGCTAAACTGAggacagagaaagagcaagaggaGTACGACGAAGAGTATATCAGATCAGTATTTGGCAAGAAGCAACAGAATGGAGTTGTTGtggaagaagaaatagtaGAATTGGATGAAGAAGGAAAGGGTGAACCTCCAAAGAAAACAATGAAGACTAGTAAGAAGAAGGAGAACAGTAGTAGCACTAGTAGCAGTAGTACCAGTACttcaaagaaagaaaaagaaacc aagAAAGACAGTCAACCTGCAAAAACCTCAGATTCATCTCTCTGGTCAGAAAACGTTGGAACATCGTCAagcaaaaaaaatttattgggaatagttaaaagaaaaacgaatttAGGTGTGATAGTGAACTCAAGTTCCACGCAAAGTAGTACTGAAAAAGATGAGACGCAAACTGCAGCTGTTTCTGCAGACGAGAAAAGCACTAGTAGTACAAGTACAAGCAAATCAGAAACTGTAGACAGTAAAACAAACAACGCCAACAGTGCTCTGTCGTTATTAGGCGCATATTCGGACAGCAGTGAGAACGATAGTGAATAA
- the LOC144469824 gene encoding uncharacterized protein LOC144469824, with protein sequence MSQPMASHQPTETTELPNPAEKIAMSSQGNRGPGTGAKPSVQRNRMTGNVTPRSALHKDPSGNTTDDGSSSKSHTNSARRSPAKMAVSPTAYKRPSSAVPVTNAVKLEKQYLMKKDRFQRLRKDLIDKQKVAQDLFNEMSQLREKVIANGTKDPGKPEDLRIEVGSPKHHMTAEGVLHAQVENMERKLDAMGVQFMQRLEEQLHKIPQKSRNLCRDILSKQTELIDYVASRLKPFEPEGDNPDLELAARLESQQKDIESLRIFLEGADAMDSKITEEILVDIRSLIATYEHEQTKLKESRKMEEQQELQSQLSKVLEEMQAEKEKCQQGKERLRQVDSQCQKMKTRLREMETEGIANEEKIQSLQASLKNLSTQMKQKDQSMETKLKEMQKTLKSSEALTSKVEKQRDSFESRLFELKEKMTAKENETMNTIKTLSEKLDNVTWEVGQERQEKQKVEQELNELAERYRQLEEKSNQLYDLTEKNKDFTITDGNHTENEVRLFNELQEAKDELELQKQMVLELQQEKEEIVAVMHQAANHTEDQDSREKLAAELVFKTTELKNLMMQYTELKKIAKNAQERNGTLEKQLIDIQSRLHSQTKEGGKVGLNAHAIELQQEVSDLHNNLAEVLRQKEELENALTQKQLELEQRDHVMREQSKFLKVRDELLELLKGKAEGENGEANTGENSEYIDQIALKTEAIQELYTTLKSKQMQVMRLEKMVKLMEDQQDHAQAQRTRLENRIAQLEIALQRTKDQRYVRNELSIPDNSQTVDDQSHYSNSDQNLSQHSSLSNCYPYHNPYGSVIKRSDAVLSTIASQTDINQSYDDHKVVSQQSSVDEEPFYLCERCRRMGPLIKDEQWSSKDSSNEDLSTLETKDYLDNDYHENLYYDPPPIKSRKFILARSSPHTESASVYDSSRESYDPYATKGCQRLHALRYYVRLLPANRYPSYKKGL encoded by the exons ATGAGTCAGCCCATGGCGTCCCATCAACCGACAG AAACCACGGAACTTCCTAACCCAGCGGAAAAAATTGCAATGTCAAGCCAAGGAAATAGAGGACCCGGCACAGGAGCTAAACCATCAGTTCAGCGAAATAGGATGACAGGGAACGTTACACCTCGCAGTGCATTACAT AAAGACCCTTCTGGTAATACGACAGACGACGGTTCGAGCAGCAAGTCTCACACTAATTCCGCGCGTCGTTCGCCCGCAAAGATGGCCGTCAGTCCTACTGCGTACAAGAGGCCATCTTCTGCGGTGCCTGTCACCAATGCGGTCAAACTGGAGAAACAGTACCTGATGAAAAAGGATCGTTTCCAGAGGCTGAGAAAAGATCTGATAGATAAACAG AAAGTCGCTCAGGATTTGTTCAACGAGATGTCGCAGCTGCGGGAGAAGGTGATCGCGAACGGCACGAAGGATCCAGGGAAGCCGGAGGATCTGAGGATCGAGGTGGGATCGCCGAAACACCATATGACGGCCGAGGGTGTGCTGCACGCGCAAGTGGAGAACATGGAACGTAAACTGGACGCCATGGGTGTTCAATTCATGCAGCGTCTGGAGGAGCAGTTGCACAAGATTCCGCAAAAGTCTAGGAACCTTTGCCGGGACATACTGAGCAAGCAGACCGAGCTGATAGACTACGTGGCGTCGCGATTGAAGCCCTTCGAACCGGAAGGGGACAATCCTGATCTGGAGTTGGCCGCGAGGCTGGAGTCGCAACAGAAGGACATCGAGAGTCtgcgaatatttttagagGGGGCCGACGCGATGGACTCGAAGATCACGGAAGAGATACTGGTGGACATTCGTAGCCTGATAGCGACGTACGAGCACGAGCAGACGAAGCTGAAGGAGTCGAGGAAGATGGAGGAGCAACAGGAGCTCCAGTCGCAGCTGAGTAAGGTCCTCGAGGAGATGCAGGCGGAGAAGGAGAAGTGTCAGCAGGGGAAGGAACGTCTGCGACAGGTTGACTCGCAGTGCCAGAAGATGAAAACTAGGCTCCGCGAGATGGAGACGGAGGGGATTGCCAACGAGGAGAAGATTCAGTCGCTGCAGGCGAGCTTGAAGAACCTGTCCACACAGATGAAGCAGAAGGACCAGTCGATGGAGACGAAGTTGAAGGAGATGCAGAAGACGCTGAAGAGCAGCGAGGCGTTGACCTCCAAAGTCGAGAAGCAGAGGGACAGCTTCGAGTCACG ATTGTTCGAACTGAAGGAGAAGATGACCGCGAAGGAGAACGAGACGATGAACACCATCAAAACTCTGTCGGAGAAGCTGGACAATGTCACCTGGGAAGTCGGGCAGGAAAGACAGGAAAA ACAGAAGGTCGAGCAAGAGCTGAACGAATTGGCGGAGCGTTACAGGCAGCTCGAAGAGAAAAGCAACCAGCTGTACGACCTCACCGAGAAGAACAAGGATTTCACTATCACAG ATGGGAATCACACGGAGAACGAAGTCCGGTTGTTCAACGAGCTACAAGAGGCCAAGGATGAGCTGGAGCTGCAGAAGCAGATGGTGCTCGAGCTGCAgcaggagaaggaggagatcGTGGCGGTGATGCACCAAGCGGCC AACCATACAGAGGACCAAGATTCTAGGGAGAAGCTGGCTGCCGAGTTGGTGTTCAAGACCACCGAGCTGAAGAACTTGATGATGCAGTATACGGAGCTGAAGAAGATCGCAAAAAACGC CCAAGAAAGAAATGGGACGTTAGAGAAGCAACTGATCGATATACAGTCGAGGCTGCACTCGCAGACAAAGGAGGGTGGCAAAGTTGGGCTAAATGCTCACGCGATCGAACTCCAGCAAGAAGTCTCCGATCTACACAATAACTTGGCAGAAGTTCTGCGGCAGAAGGAGGAGCTGGAGAACGCGTTGACCCAGAAGCAGTTGGAGCTCGAGCAACGGGACCACGTGATGCGCGAACAGAGCAAGTTTCTCAAGGTGAGGGACGAGCTGCTGGAACTCCTGAAGGGCAAGGCCGAAGGGGAGAACGGCGAGGCGAACACCGGCGAGAACAGCGAGTATATTGACCAG ATAGCCTTGAAGACGGAGGCGATCCAGGAGCTTTACACAACCCTGAAGAGCAAGCAGATGCAGGTGATGCGTCTGGAGAAGATGGTGAAGCTGATGGAGGACCAGCAGGACCATGCCCAGGCGCAGCGTACGCGTTTGGAAAACCGTATCGCACAGTTGGAGATAGCCTTGCAGAGGACAAAGGATCAGCGGTATGTGAGGAACGAGTTGTCCATCCCTGACAACTCTCAGACGGTCGATGATCAGAGTCATTACAGCAACTCCGATCAGAATCTTTCCCAGCACTCCTCTCTCTCGAATTGTTACCCTTATCACAACCCCTATGGTTCGGTCATCAAAAGATCGGACGCTGTCCTCAGCACCATAGCCTCGCAGACCGATATTAATCAGTCCTACGATGACCACAAAGTCGTCTCGCAGCAGAGTTCCGTCGACGAAGAACCGTTTTACTTATGCGAACGTTGTCGCAGGATGGGACCCTTGATAAAGGACGAGCAGTGGTCGAGTAAAGACAGCTCCAATGAGGATTTGTCCACTCTGGAGACAAAAGATTATTTAGATAATGATTATCATGAGAACTTATACTACGACCCACCCCCGATTAAGAGTAGGAAATTCATTCTCGCGAGGAGCAGCCCCCATACTGAATCTGCCAGCGTGTACGACAGTAGCAGGGAGTCGTACGACCCTTATGCAACCAAAGGTTGTCAACGTTTGCATGCTCTTCGCTATTACGTTCGACTATTGCCGGCTAATAGGTACCCTTCTTACAAGAAGGGCTTGTAG